The following DNA comes from Anopheles arabiensis isolate DONGOLA chromosome 3, AaraD3, whole genome shotgun sequence.
TGTCCTTGTTGAACATCATGCGCCACTTACCCTCCTTGGCGTTCTCGTCCCCACCGGGCGCAATGCCTGCCCGCTCCAAGTCCAACGCGTCGGTTGGTTTAGCTGAAAGGGGATAATAATGAAAAACCCGTCATTACCCTCTGCAGTGGGAAAAggagttttctttttcgtgtACGCCTTACCTCGAGATGttccggcaccaccaccactaccagaACCGGTACCACCACCAAGCAGGGCGGACAATGCTTCGGCAACTGAACCGCCAACGGAAAGCTTCGAGCCGAGCTCATCCAGTACGgggaaattttcaaaaattctgCAACGGAAATAGAGGAAATTCCGCACGCCCCCTTTCATTAGTATCCGGAGAAAGAAACGTGGGGAATAAAAATGATGTGTAAGAACAAAACTCACTTCAGCGCTTCCCGCAGCTTATCCTTGTTGCCCAAACCGTCATCGTCGCCACCCTTGTCCTTTTTCTTCGATTTCTTCTTCTCGTCGGATTTGCGCTTTTTCTTGCTCTCCTTTTTGGCCTTTTTCtcgtccttcttcttcttcttcttcgactTGTCCTCCATCTGTTTGCGCTCCTTCTGATACTTACTTGCTTCGGCGACGAATCTACGAACCTTCTCTTCGTAGTTCTCTTCATCGCGTGGCATTTCTAGAAACTTGCGAACCTGTTCCAATGGTGAGGGGTAAAAAGCAACAAGGATCCGTTTTGTTAGGATTTtgcagaaaacaaacaaaacaaaagcgtgCTGCATACCTTTTGCTCATAATCATCCATTGCCGACTGGCCGTGGCTAGAGCTGTGGCCGAAGACGCTGCTGCCCTGACCACCGATGGGGTAGCCAACCATTTCGCCGGCCGACGGGCCGCCGCCGCGTCCACCACCGCCCGCCGACGACAGGCGCTTGCCCATCGGCGATACGGATTTCGGTTTCTTATCGTTCTTCGAGCGTTTGCGCTTCTTGTTGCGTGAGCCGGACGAATCTGCAATAAAGAAATTGCGAAGCGTGTGACAAAGCGGGCAGACGGGATGGTTTAATCTGATACcccgttgtttgtttgtttgtgttttttttcatctaaaTAGTCAACAAAAGCGTTGCGAAGGACGATCGAGTCCGCTGGAAGTCGATAGAGGGATGATGCTTGGAGGATTGCATGCTCAACCGGTTGCTCGTTTAACTGAGTTCTCTTCCCCAACAAACCACTGGCAATAATCAGTAACTAAACACAGCATCCAAAACAGTCTCACAAAGTGCGTAGACACATAAGAAGGAACCCGTTTCGTTTCGTCCTGGTAGCAGGTGAAGCATCATATGTAATGTCCGCTAATTGTATTGTACCTCAGTATCCTAGGTATGGTTGTGAATCCATCATGAGAGCccacgccaccaccaccactaccaccataGGGTAGGGTTAAGACGGTCCTACAATagaaagaacacacacacacaggcgacTCCGTGCTGCCGATCCGATTGTTGTGATTGATTGTGCAGGCGGCAGGCCGGGGGAACGTTCAAAGGCACTTTAGAGCATCCCTTGTTTCAGGCTTTCGCCCGCTTTCTTCTCCGGAAGGGCTAGTGTTGCGCGCAGTGTAGATAGTACTAGTACGAAGAGTTTGACTTTCTATTTTCTCTCATCAGCAAAGACTATCCGGGAAGATTTCAATACATAACGGCAGACGTCAGGGTAACGATTGGTCGAACGTCTGGCAATGCTTTGAACAATAAATTCATCTGTCTCATCATTTGTTTGTAACTTTTACAACCTAAAACATACGAATACAACTGCACTGTAGAAATGATCGTAGGAAACTCAATAAAAAACAGCGGATGAGACATGTGGGGCGAAACATGGTGGTTGTTAATTAATTCGGACAATTGAAACAAGTTCCTGATCTCAaggtaaaatgtaaaatgagaGAATGAGTTATAAgaaattaattgttttttacGACACAGATAGCTTCTAACgtgagctttttgttttgttaaattttgataatacaaataatgaaaaagCATCATTTCTACACACCATTCAAATGAACTGAACAATGCTTTAACCAACAGTAAGATTGTTAAGTGCGGAAAGTCCACAAAATAAATGCAACCGTTGCGAACGGACCGCGAGAACACAATCATGAAAACGGTTTTGATAGATTCACACAAAACGAATTCTCCGTTCGTGCTAGAACCACACAACCTACCCGAACTGGTCGTGGatgcggtgctgctgctgctgctcgagtcGCTGCTCGAGTCGCTGCTGTCCGAGCTGTCCGTGCTGGAGTCGCTCGAGCTGCTGTGGTGCTTCTTGTGGCGCTTTTTGCGctcctttttgctttccttcttgCGATCCTTGCGCGAGGAGGAACCGTCCAGGTGGTCCCgcttgctgccgctgctgccagcACCGAACGCACCACTTCCCCCCACACCGGACGTGTCCGGTTCCTGTTTGTTGCGATCGCTTGACGATGGTTTTATAATGTTTAACGCTTGATGGGGTGGATGAAAGTGAACAAGAAAACGCAGCAAATTATTATGAGGGAATGTTTTTGCTCAGCACAAACAGGCACGTCCTTTCGGTGCCAGTCTTAACTTACACGGCAGCTCCAATTCCGTTGGTTCCACGATTTGTTTACCGGTGAAGGGTTTCGATTTGAGAAAATCGAGTGAATTCTGAGCCTCCTCATGGTGTGGTATAATATTCAGACAGTCCTGGTACGCCTTCTTTGCCTCTTCGAAGCGATTCTCCTCCTCGTAGCTGCGCCCGAGCGCGACAAGCGTTTCGCCCATGTACTTACGCGCGTTCGCATGCGACGGGTTGAGCTTGAGGGCCGTTTCGAAGTCTTCCACCGCCTTCTTGAACGAGCCACTGTTTGCGTACAGTGCACCGCGGGCCACTAGCCCTTCCACGTTCCGTGGATCCATGCTCAGCGCCTTGTTGAGACATTGGAAGGCTTCCGAGTGGCGGCCTTCCTTGAAATGCTCAATTCCCTGAGCAACCGatctgtttgtttgcaaatgatAGTTATTATAAAGTTTTAAATACACAGTTGAAGTTACAATGCAATAAAAGAAAGACAAGAAAGGGATATTTAAGGCTTTTGTTAGACAAAAACTATATAATGCATGAAGATTACTCATAAGTcttaaagaaagaaaaacacataccTAAATGCCCATTTGCTGTTTTGCGAGTTCCGCAGCTCGGCGGCATACTCCTGCGAGGGATATCTTCCCTTTAAGCTCGACATGTTCGTATAGACCTCGTTAAAGTCTAAGCCGACCTCCCGGTACAGTTGCTCAATGTGATTGGGATCATTAAAAGATGGCGAGCTGTCTAAGAAATATTGATAATTCTGATCCTTCCGCTTTAAAGTGGTCCTGCGTAAAAGAAAGAGGAGATCGAAAAATATTTCCATTAAAAGTGTGAATCTCGGCAGCAAATGCATTTCGCACTGAACTCTGCATTAtaaagacaacaaaaaaaatctattttagCACGTAAAGTAAAGCGACCTGTGGTTTGTTTACTATTTCTCCGGAATAAGCGTTAGCAGAGCCCTCCCCGCTGGCTGACACTTTTCCGGCAGAccaaatatttattcgaaatcAAAACGTGCAGGAAATATAAGGAGCCTTGCTACCACCAACAGTGTTGCTGCAGAGCTGCTGTTGAGGGAACGGGGGAAGCTAATCGAGGCAGAGCCGTTTGTattcccattttttcgtccgtCCATCGATGGCACCGTGTCTGCAAGGGAATTTACTGGTGTAGACACGCAGCCAGCAACGCAACACTTACTTGTACACTTCTGGAATATCTTCCTTTGACAACAACCCATACACAACCGTATCCGGCGCTCGGCTTTTCGAGGTGCGCTTCATCGAACAAATCAAACGACGTGCATCGGGCGCAACATCGATTACCTCGCAGCAGATCATATCATTGACAAAGTAGTTCTTTGGTGCGCCGGGATCCTTATCCGGCGTCAACACTTGATCGCTCGCAACGGTTCCCTACAAAATAGGTGCATACAGATTAGAGAGATAGTGCGTAATGATCTTCGTTCGATTCCGTGCATTACCTTGATGAGTTTGTTTCGAACGAAAGAGGTGACATTTCCCACTATAAGAAGCGGTCGAAAGGCAATTCCACCAAAATTTTTGAACATTGTCACCGTACCATACACCATATCGCCTGGTAGCACGGTCTGAGGAGAGGAAGCAGCGGTTAAATTCGAACGGGAAAGGGCACTCGGCGCGCTCGGCAAGTGGCGGACCAAATGGTTAATACCTCTAGCAGATGTGCCGTACTTCCGTCTGCTTCCGTGTCCAAAAAGGTATCCATTGGGGGTATGGCAAAGTGGTTACCTATAATGGTAGTCAGACCGGCGCAGCAGGTCGACGTAAAGAAGCGTTTAGTGTGTGATATTAAGGTTTGTTTACCAACCATGCGCCCCGcaatgttgcttccttcaGCAACTTTCTTATCAGTTGCTTTGGAAGTTTCAGGGAACTTACTTTGTCTGTAATCAATTTCCGGCTCCCGGGCGGAATGCTGCGTATCAGCGCCGTACAGTACGTTCGCTTTCCGCGCCATGAACTGTTGCAGCTTCAAGCGTTTCGCTCGATCTTGCAGGGTAAAGTGCTTCTGCCGCGCCATGTAGACGGAGTAATCCAGATTGGCGTCGATACCGAGCGCCAGCAGTTCGTTCTGCCGTCGCTCGGTTTCCCATATCTTTTGCAACGGTCTGCCGTGGTAGACTAGTGCTTGCTGGATCAGCTCACGGCTTAGCGCCGGCCTGGAGCTCATAGCGTAGTCGTTGATGTTTTGACACACGGTGCACAAGATGCTTATTTTATCGTAGACGGCACAACGGTTATCCCTAGTTAGCGGGGTACGATTCACGTAAATTCACACTTTTGTTTAACTATTCACATACATTCAAACACAGGGTTATGCTTCGGCAGATTGCTCGATGTTAGCGAGACAGCGGTGGTCGCATCTTTCGTTTGCCGTCGTGCTCCATGGAGTTATCAACTGATTTGTGATGATCGATTCATATTACAGCGAGTGCTTGATTTTTAATACTATACGACAGCGTTTATGATTAATTTTCGACAAAAGATTACATCGGACtgcaaaacaatcaataaatTGTGTATTGCCGGTAACGTAAAACTTTTCACAGGCAAACATCTTCCCGGAAGAAAAGATGGCTGACTGAATCCCCCCACGCCCCACCTAGAGCACCCAGGATGCTATTGTTTGTTGAGTTCAGGGCGAGGTGTTTGATCTGTAATTACCTGTATTCGTTCCAATGAACAGAGTCAGCTTATGTCCTAATCCTTTGCTCCGGGTTTCACTGCAGTTTTTCAATGTTGTTTACGCACTTCCAATGCGAGCAATGCACGAGAAAATAATCTTCCATCTAACTATCGGCATCGGAAAGATGGTTCTTGCCTCGAGTTGCCTTCCAATACCACCATATTGGATTTTGATTACATGAATGTGACAGCTTCTGGTGACAGCGCACAGTGGGACTCTCATTGCACCTCATCGAAACTGCAATAATCGTCGAAAACCaaattggaataaattttccaatggaaaaatttaaatatttctaacacttgtttttgttcaaagATAAGCATTAGATTTGTCACAGTTTTctaaatgtttgaaaaaaaaaacgaataaaatagAACTggttgacattttttgacacTTTGCGGAAAGGGGAAATAGGTATTGTCTGGCAGCACTGAAATTTGCTAGAAGCCAGCAGAAGTGAAAGCGTCGCACCTACGAAGAATAAGTAAAGTTTGTAGTTTTTGGCTAAGTTTCGATGTTGATATTCACTTTATCGGGTGTAAAGAACATGCATAAGGCCTAACAATGACAATATCATGAAATTGGtaagttttaattaattattttctttatttctgaTGTCAGGCTTTTAGTTTAGAGCGAGTTGATTTATTTGGAACGATCAGCTTCATTGCTTTTGGCTTTTTGTTCGTGGTCATCTTTGCTGTAACGGATAATGTGAAGCTACTGCGTacgaaattaaacaaaatagcaACACAATTACCAATGCTGGATTGTTCTGAAAGTGTCTGCATTAGCCACGGAATGTCGAACTTGTACTGTAATATGTTTAGCTAGTTTGCTTCCGGCCTGGACCCTTTCCATGATGATGGCCTATCATGATGTTATGGGCAGGATTGTCCATGATTGTTCTTAGAGATTGGCACAATTGTAAAGTTGTTCGTAGAGCTCATTCATACAGCTCCATTATGCTTCCCAACACCTTGCTGTGTCAGAAGCATTTTTAAGCGTCTTACTCCTCAAAAAAACGGTTATATGTACACAAAAATTTATGCATGTACACCAGTACCCTAATTACCTGCAAGAACAGAATGATCGGTTGGCTGTAAGTATCCTTGTACGCCTCAAAAGTACATTCATCAaagtgcttcttcttcttctgttggaAACTCGTGAGTGCCCAACAATCTGCCAGGTCACAGCGCGAGAGAAGAAATGGATAGATGAAGAAAGAGTGAAAGGGAAGTCAAGcgagcgagaggaaagataggGAAAACGATAAGTTCGGTGATAAAAGGGCAGGATACGCCTGCCCTCGCCCTTTTAGTTGAAACGGAAACCAGTAACAGTGgactaattttttgatttCACCATCAGCACAATAAAAGCACAATAAGTGTTatctaaaaaaatccacaccgTTTTCAAcatcttctttttggctcaacaaccgttgtcggtcaaggcctgcttgtaccacttgtgggattggctttcaatgacttttggattaccttctcatagcaggatagtcagtcctacgtgtGGCgccacggtctatttggggcttgagaCCGGCTTAAAGTGCATCCATGCCTTAACCCAAACAACCTGAATCCGATGGATCGAAATTCGCTAGTTCATATGAGGTAGCGTAAATGTGCAATTTGACGATCGCTTGTATATGACTGATCGTATGGTTAGCTCTAGCCTTTTGGAATAGCATACTTGAAAACTTTACAaaccttacagggtttcatGGAGGCCGCAAACGCTTCCATTGCTTTTTAAGGTCCTGGCGGTAGATTAGTTTAACGTCTAGTTACGCTTTATATTTGGTACACTAGTTGTAAGAATTTTTGAATCATAAAGCGAAGAGAATCTATCATCCATTGATCATAGCTTTTATGAATAAACATCTTTCGTTTTGTCTACTAGTCGGACATACGATTCATTGGACGACCCGACCTGGAATCGTTTGCAAGCTtattggaatcgattctgagTGTGTCGTGCTTACTAGTTTGGAGTCGTTATCAATTCCAATCAGTGGATGCAACGAGTTTGGGATAGTGGTGGGACATACGATTCATTTGACGATTTGACCTGGGGTTGGATGCGAGCCAATCGGAATAGATGCTGACCCGTGAGTGCAGCGGATGCGCTAGGTTCGAGTCGGAATCAAATTCGCCCcgtgggtgcagcgagttctgGTCGGGCCTAGGACTTACTTTGACCAGACCCGATCCGAACTCattgcaccaacgggtcgaaATCTTAAAGAAATCCTATGCTTTCTTGTATGTAACTAACGGGTCGACCCGACGGTTGCGGACCCGAACCTGTAGGGGCATCTCGGTCTTAGTTCGGTACTGTTTAAGTTCTTTTCTGGCCAGACGAGATTCAGGTGCCCACGCCCTTATGTAACCGTCtttgttataaaaacaatCACGAGCCTTTAGGCAGGTGACATATTAATGCCCACGTCCTGCCCACGGTGACTATGGTTGACTATAGTGGAAAGCCGAAGAGAGTTTCCAATATTGTGAAATAAAAGTTAAGGAAAATATAGCATTTAAGTCCAATACACTATACTCACTTCACCAGTCAAAATCGCGAAACTGTGAAGGGGTTAAATTAAACTTTGAACTTAAATACAAATTCAAAAACCTTTAAGCATTTAATGTGGTCATGTCTCTGGGTTGCATTATTTTAAGGTATTAAATATTTACCCTCAAGTTGTACTGTAATACGATTGGTTGGCACTTAACGTTACCGGCCAATATTACGCATAACTCAACCACATTCTTCTTggtaatgattttatttatttaatttttaattttcgtaAATTGTTGAACTATTCAAAAAGTGCAGACTCCTTAATTTATAATCGTAGTCTAAGGTTCTAGCATTAATTTGGACATTTTAATCGTATCAAATGATGCAATCGTACTAAATAGTTTAGCACATTATTTACGTTTTTAATGCACAAAATTATTGCTTTTAAGGTCTTGTTAGTGTTATAGAATTTAGTTATTATTTCTAATCTCAATATTTCCACTTCTTATACATAAACCATGGTAAGCAAATTCTCAACCGACCGTGCTATTTGGTTCATCATTTATTGACTATTTCAACATTAAACCCCCACAAAATCCCACGATAAATATACCTCAATCTGGATAAAACATCATTAACACCATTAACATTAACATAACAAAAATGAAAGATAAtctatttgatttgattgctTTATTTGAAGATAACGTTGCATCAGCTTATTGTCATCGCATTGGAATTACCATCGAATTACAATCCGCGTGGGCATTGGGCATATATCCGTCCGCACCGCGTATCGTACACATTTTTCGTTTATCTTATCTACTATGATGTTGCAACTTTGTGCGGTATGCTTCGTTGGAATTGGGATGTGGATTgttcgtttctttttgttttgtatgtttgtattTTAGATGAACACTTTTCACTGTATCTTTGCCTCAAGATATTTCCTCACATGTGGCCAAATTTCGTCCGTTGTGCTACCCTTAAACGTCACCAGCACGCCCTTCTTGTCGAAGTACTCGTTGATGGGCCGCGTGCACGCATCGTACACCTCGAGCCGCTTCCGCACCGCCACCGGAGTATCGTCCGGCCGTTGGCTTAGCGGCTCGCCGGTAACATCGTCCCGGCCCGGTGTCTTCGGATCGTTAAACCCGACATTGTACACCCGGCCGCTAGGCAGATGCACCCAGCGGCTCTGGATACGTTCGATGATCACCTCAAATGGCACGTCCAAATTGATTACCGAATCGATGCGCTCCTGATTCCACAGATCGTCCGCCTGTTCGCGCGTACGGGGGAAACCGTCCAACAGCCACGAGTGGGAGCGTATTTGTTCGAGCTCGCTCAGGATGCACTTCGTTATGTAAATGTCCGGCACCAGTTTGCCTTCCCGGATGTACTTGTCCGCGATCAGGCCCAGTTCCGTGCGCTTTTCGATGTTTGCTCGAAGCAAATCGCCACTGCTGATGTGCTTCAGGCTGAACGCTTTCACGATGCGGCCAGAAACGGTCCCCTTGCCCGATCCGGGGGCTCCCATAATTATGGCACGAAACAACTTTCCACTGGCCATCGCGCTGGTTTGTGCGTTACTTTTGGAgggaaaacacttttaaaatcACGCACGTTTATTTGTCTTAAGATATGTTCACGTTTCTTCACGATCGAGCAACTCTTGAGCAACACACGCTTGACGTCCGGTATCATATGGTACGCTTTTATCAGTGTACTTTGGAACCGATTTCACCGtctcgtgtgtatgtgtgtggttggaaaggcacattgttttgattttgatcgTGCATGTGATTAAACCGATCCACCCATGAGCTACCCATGAGGAGATGCTGTACACAGATTGACATATATTCAGATTATGATTTGTACTATGAGAAACATTTCCATCAAATTCggacataaaaatatgttattttcattttgctttatttaacttttttttgccgtttaaagttgtcaTATAATTTGCTTACAAACTAACGTAATTAGTAACTATTTCATTGACacattaattaataaaacgtGATATGTGTGGTTCAtaagaatttattatttttaactagttaaattatttatttgacaTTTTGGATGAAgtaaattttatgaatttcATTCAAAGTAGAGTaaatttcatgattttgttttacaaagatagaaatacaaaataaaagaaaaaaaatgtttgtgaAAACCCTGAAATGTAATTAGATTAAACCGAATGTGGTTAgcttattttttcattatttttttcattcgtgTAAAAAGAATCCCATGCTACAAGAAATGTATCATGGAATTGTATTTCAATACAACAAACTTATGTAAAGAAATACAGTTCCATGataaatttattatatttaatttgCTCATAGTTAACACTGTTCAGTTCAAATGTTTAGGACATTTAACGTCTtaatttgaaatgtttgtCCAGCTCGCTCGTGTGTAATTATGGTAACTACACTTTAActacaaaattgtgttttgtgaaaaaaatTACCGCATTTGTGTACAATTTCACGATTTTAGTTACCCTGcagaaaataggtacactgccgaaaactggtacagttaccctataaaaatgtgttcatcaaatatttgaataataacaataattttaCTAGAtctatacatttttcataaaatccttaaataataaatagtttttgatgttttaattaagtttatttattttgtctaTTATATTCTTAACTTActaaatattattgtttttcttctttggcacaaaaacCGTTGTCGATTGAGCCCAAATAGCCAAAATTAAGCTTATACCAAATAAGCAGCCAATATTGGtacgctaaagatcgctgcttgaaTTTGCAGTAGTTATACAGCATTAAAGTTTCAGGAACTATTGTGTTAccatgatttgttttttgattATGTgtctgtttattttaaaactctaAACGCTCTTGAGTTTCTCAAAATTTcacatattttacaaaaaccaTAATCACTTCACTCAACGTTCCTTCTAACTCAATTAACAAATATAACTTGTGCAGCATCTTCCAGATTGGCCGACACCGAAAGCTTGTTAAGAAGCTTTATGGTTCCACCGAGTACCGTTTCATCTCTTAATaagccacaaagtacgacttcggaacgatttttcgttaaacagccccaaataagctataaagtacgagctggctattgGGGAGGCCTGCCGGTACTAGTGGGCTTGCCTTTCAGGGGCTTATTGGATattcatagcaggatagtcagtcctacacggtccattcggggtttgaacccatgacgggcatgttgatTAGTCGTTTACGATTGTACCACGAGACTGGCTAATTAATttctaaaaaataaatgattaatAGAGGATAAAATGAAGAATTATTCGTAATTTCGATTCTACGAAATTCTGATTATAACTATGGTTTTAATCATGGAAATAATATATTAAATAAAGAGAAGATGATGATTGTAATTTTTAGAAACGTGATAAACTCAATTATATCCCACGAAAAACATGCCTTTTAGAGAACTAGTTTCGGTCTTTAACATGTGTTGATTGGAGTGAGCGAACTTGGAGTATAAATTAGGGAAAGTTTCCACATTAATTACgaattttaaagatttttctAAAAACGTGGCCAAAGTGGAATGATTAATAAAATGTCTGTTTTGGCCGCATTCTTGCTTTTTTAAGTAACGATTTATTTGAATAGTGCAACatgtttgccctttttgtcAGCTTTCTAGTCAAGTGTTCGTTCGAAAAAGACTGTCATTTCACAGGCGTAGCGTCTGCTGGTGTCCACTCGCCTCAACCACTGTGCCAGGGGTGACTgcagtgaaaaataaaaacaaaaacggaaaacccagaaaaaagcaaaaaaggaaaggaaagcagaAAAACGGGATAAACGTTTGGTGGCTGGAACACGAACACGAAGCAGTGCTTTCTTTTAGTTACAGGTAGCGAGAGCCCAGGGTGTGTGCAATTGCGGgcagagcgagagcgagcacAAATCGGCCAAAAGCTCTCCGTGGGGTGGCGCTGGGCCTGGCAGGCGCTATTCAACAGTTTTCAATACATCCGCCTCGACATccgccttcttttttttgttgcagccACCACCCCCATTAGCTCCCTATGGGCACGCGATACTTTGCCAATCCGTTTCCGGATTACGGCGGTGGGCCGATACAGCGATGCGATGACCACATCAAGGGACTGATCCAGTCGTACGTGAATCTGATCGTGGAAAATACCAAACCGGACCGTAACACCGACCAGCGTGGTGATTTGTACGTGGGCGATGCAGGTAATAAATCGTGTGTTGGTGGGTGTGCCGCGCAAATGGCCCCTTTTACTAACCCGGAAGCCTTACCCGGTGTTTGCAGGTATCGCGTACATGTTCTTGAAGCTGCACGATGCGGGCATATTCGGGCAGGAAGCGTTACAGTACGCGAAGCAGTACATAGTGAATGCCAAAGCACTGGCCGCACGGTACGCGGCCCGACCCGAGGAACGCTGCTCCTTCCTGTGCGGCAATGCGGGCGTGTACGCGGTGTCGGCCGCAATCGCCCACCGGCACAATGCGAAGCAGGAGATGGACGAGGACCTGCGCTGCTTCGCGACCGGCATCGAGGTGTGCAAGCGGCTCGACTTCAACAAGAACGGCAGCGACGAGATACTGTTCGGCCGGGCCGGCTACCTGTCCGGCATGTACTGGCTGCACCAGACGATCGAGCGGAAGCTCTTTTCGCAGGAAATTCTAACCGTCATCTGTGCCACCGTGCTGGAGAGCGGCAAGCGGCACCGCACCGGACTTCTACCTCTTTACTATCAGTGCTACGGGGACGATTACCTGGGCGCGGCGCACGGTACGTCGGCCATCATGCACATGCTGCTGGAGTCGCCGCTGCAGCAGAACCTGAGCAGCGTGGAGATGTCGCTGGTAAAGAACACGGTCGACGGGCTGCTCGGTTTGCAGGACAGCGAGGGCAACTTTCCCACCACGCTGCAGGACTGCGTGAGGCGTACGCGCAGCGAATCGCTCGTGCACTGGTGCCACGGAGCCGCCGGTGTCGTTTATCTGATGGCGAAAGCGTATCTGGTGTTTCAGGAGCAGCGCTACCTGCAGTCCTGCATCCGCAGTGCGGATCTCGTCTGGCGCAAGGGTTTGCTGCGCAAGGGCCCGGGCATCTGTCACGGGGTGGCGGGCAGTGGGTACGTGTTTCTGCTCCTGTACCGGCTCACGTCCGATCCGAAGTATCTGCACCGGGCGCTCAAGTTTATGGAGTTTCTAACGCACGAGGAATTCATCCGCAACGCCCGGAACCCGGACTGCCCGTTCAGCCTGTACGAGGGTTACGCCGGCACCGTGTGCTATCTGATCGATCTTCTGCGCCCGGAAAAGGCCGCCTTTCCATTTATGGACGTGTTTGAAAAGAAATTCTAAAAGCAAGCGTTGTAGCATTATTATCTATCTTTCTATTTAACAACCCTATCGTTCGGTCGGACTGGTGGGTCCGTTGGTTGCGATCACTAGGGGCGTCTTCCTTGCGAGTCAGGATGGATCAGGAGGGTAGCAGTAGCATCATGTGAGGAAACGACAGTTTACACGTTGGTACATCGAATTGGATGGAGCAAGGATAGCGGGTCACATGTACACATGTGCTCGCAACGAGTCAGTAGTATATGTAGCAGTATATAGAAATCATGTaggcacaaacaacaaaacctgttGGGTATCTAACGAAATAGGCAGCAAAATATGGTAGCACGCATTCCCCGAGTTTAGTAATCTTCTACCGTGCTCGTAATCTTTCTAactgtgttgtgttttat
Coding sequences within:
- the LOC120903894 gene encoding GTP:AMP phosphotransferase AK3, mitochondrial translates to MASGKLFRAIIMGAPGSGKGTVSGRIVKAFSLKHISSGDLLRANIEKRTELGLIADKYIREGKLVPDIYITKCILSELEQIRSHSWLLDGFPRTREQADDLWNQERIDSVINLDVPFEVIIERIQSRWVHLPSGRVYNVGFNDPKTPGRDDVTGEPLSQRPDDTPVAVRKRLEVYDACTRPINEYFDKKGVLVTFKGSTTDEIWPHVRKYLEAKIQ
- the LOC120903142 gene encoding lanC-like protein 3 homolog; its protein translation is MGTRYFANPFPDYGGGPIQRCDDHIKGLIQSYVNLIVENTKPDRNTDQRGDLYVGDAGIAYMFLKLHDAGIFGQEALQYAKQYIVNAKALAARYAARPEERCSFLCGNAGVYAVSAAIAHRHNAKQEMDEDLRCFATGIEVCKRLDFNKNGSDEILFGRAGYLSGMYWLHQTIERKLFSQEILTVICATVLESGKRHRTGLLPLYYQCYGDDYLGAAHGTSAIMHMLLESPLQQNLSSVEMSLVKNTVDGLLGLQDSEGNFPTTLQDCVRRTRSESLVHWCHGAAGVVYLMAKAYLVFQEQRYLQSCIRSADLVWRKGLLRKGPGICHGVAGSGYVFLLLYRLTSDPKYLHRALKFMEFLTHEEFIRNARNPDCPFSLYEGYAGTVCYLIDLLRPEKAAFPFMDVFEKKF
- the LOC120901396 gene encoding tetratricopeptide repeat protein 14 homolog, with product MSSRPALSRELIQQALVYHGRPLQKIWETERRQNELLALGIDANLDYSVYMARQKHFTLQDRAKRLKLQQFMARKANVLYGADTQHSAREPEIDYRQSNHFAIPPMDTFLDTEADGSTAHLLETVLPGDMVYGTVTMFKNFGGIAFRPLLIVGNVTSFVRNKLIKGTVASDQVLTPDKDPGAPKNYFVNDMICCEVIDVAPDARRLICSMKRTSKSRAPDTVVYGLLSKEDIPEVYKTTLKRKDQNYQYFLDSSPSFNDPNHIEQLYREVGLDFNEVYTNMSSLKGRYPSQEYAAELRNSQNSKWAFRSVAQGIEHFKEGRHSEAFQCLNKALSMDPRNVEGLVARGALYANSGSFKKAVEDFETALKLNPSHANARKYMGETLVALGRSYEEENRFEEAKKAYQDCLNIIPHHEEAQNSLDFLKSKPFTGKQIVEPTELELPSLNIIKPSSSDRNKQEPDTSGVGGSGAFGAGSSGSKRDHLDGSSSRKDRKKESKKERKKRHKKHHSSSSDSSTDSSDSSDSSSDSSSSSSTASTTSSDSSGSRNKKRKRSKNDKKPKSVSPMGKRLSSAGGGGRGGGPSAGEMVGYPIGGQGSSVFGHSSSHGQSAMDDYEQKVRKFLEMPRDEENYEEKVRRFVAEASKYQKERKQMEDKSKKKKKKDEKKAKKESKKKRKSDEKKKSKKKDKGGDDDGLGNKDKLREALKIFENFPVLDELGSKLSVGGSVAEALSALLGGGTGSGSGGGAGTSRAKPTDALDLERAGIAPGGDENAKEGKWRMMFNKDKRPAKEPAPIAATTLTAGLGLKQHPFSNESDEESVGAGPSFTIGGKMPQNDRGTTSSRFGGSGGGASGGGRYGDDRGGPSEKGKAASSTAAQMPAVKSGPVVLDKFGNFRLASADAPSAAGGSKPPEPSAAPPMRRSRSKSRTRNYGSSRSRSRSRSDRRRSRSGSFRRRFSRSRSRSFSRSRSGSYSRSRSRSRSFERRRFDRRFYRGGRGGGGGGGGGGGGYGGDRMGPFGGNRFNNSRGHYRRGGFRDFRDNRFVGGPRGGGGGMGGGRDRPPFRPRYRGRFQRSYSRSMSKSPDRRPISPGDDRSRHYQRRGDSRDRGTAGQRGDSRERSSPPTRRSRADSRDNQRDREDSRDRDHRHRRSEDRDSSKRSKDDHAGTAGGGTGGGGAATSASERRDSSPDSPRAEKSSRQQRRSSSAGSQRSSGSTKIPHDIEGRWADDTDAKESEQKRQRHDNAESGGSHSNSGGGGGGGSAIPEDVSLEELEKMLAKARKERKEEMLERNKDLLKKSGNF